GGGGGAAcgtggtaacattgcctttaaaaacTGCTTGGCCTACAAGGGCGATTGGATTGAATCCCGTCTGTCACCATTGTATCCCGATTATAATGATGACACAGACAGGATTCAATCCAATCGTGCTTGTAGACCAAACagcttttaaaggcaatgttacatATAAAGAACATAATGCATGTAAGGAACATAACTCACTTTAATAGTCACACTTTTCATAATGTCAGAGTGAACACCAGATGAACGAGTATTGCAGTTACTTTAGCACAAGTTAATATCCTCTCTATTTAAATGTGATGTTATATGTTTCGTATATTTTATTAACAATATTAACACTATTTAACTGAAGGAGTGAAGTTGATCTTGGAATATACAGACTATGCCATTTAAAAGCAAATGCAAGCAAATAGCAAAACCTCTCCTCCATAAGTAAATAAAGCTTGAAGAgatataaaaaaaacattatgaAATATGCAGGGGAGCTCATTGCTCCCCAACTATATTAAACATTATTGGACATACAAAATCTAAGGTGTGGCATATTTATTCATTTTATGTGCATGGTACCATGTCCACTATTATAAAGATATGGTTTCCTTCACATCAATACAGCTGTTGGTACACATTAGTAGATGATTTAGAAAAAAAGAGAATAATGCATGGAATATTGTGCCATTATCAAGTAGCATACTTTATTTTGGAGTTGTACTGTgagtattttgttgtattttaaatgtgtgtgactgtccttgtctatcagtgtttTGTCACTTGTCATGTGTTGTGTTTTTCTGGACTCCGGGAAGAGTAGCTGTGtctgcaaaagctaatggggatccaaataaacaaaTATAAATACACCTGTATGCTGACAAAGGATACAATATCTGAACTTTTTCAACAGTTCTTTAGGCCTTTCCTAGTTAATCAAGACCCGAACAATACACAAAGCAGTAAGATAGACAGTGTTAGAAAGGGGCAACTGGCTAAGGGAAATGAGTGTAAACTATACCAACATCCAATCTATCATCTTCCCCCTCGTTCCTCTACTCCCGAGAATTACCCCAGACTCAAACGACCCCCTACTTTACCTCCACCATGAGGCTCAACTAAATAGATCGACCTCAATAAAAACGCTTTTGTATCAGGCACGCTTTAGCCCTCTGTCCCCTTCTCCACAGTGAAGCCCTCCACCTTCTCCGTCAGGCCCTCCTTCACTGTGAGGCCCTCAGGCGTACTGCCACACGGACCAGAGGGTCCCCAGGGTGATGCTGTAGGCCAGCATGGCCACCAGGTAGACCCTGAAGAGCAGGACGTCCAGCACGTAGCCCACCTGCAGCCACTCCTTGGCGATGTCCCGGGACTCGTCCCTCTTCTCCAGGAAGCCGCGGATAGATGAGATTTCCTGCAGGATGTTGTCCATGACGGGCGGCGTGTTGTCACGCACCACAGACAGGCCCCCCAGACCCCGCTCCATGATGTCCCCGCCACCACGGCCACTCTCGCAGGTGTggtgaaggtggtggtggtgattgcaTCGAGCTGCAAGGGGTCAcacagggagagggtgggggggtcaTATAACATTATTTATTTGTATGTTGAGTATCCAATGTTGTGTTGAGCTTGTGGAGCTAAATGTATATATTGGCTCAAAAAGAGAGACATTGTACCGTATATTGACTATTTCCAAAGTGGGAAAACAAAActgtaaatgtatatttttctctttctcgctctacGATTGGTGTCATAATGATGCTGTATTTTTTCCAATCACTGAacacagctgagagagagaattCTATAGTGCCTTAGATCCTTCAGCTCACCATGATCTACTGGTCTTTcttgtccctctccctccttcctttctcctagtcttccttccttcctgccccTTCTTTCATATCCTTCTTCCTACCCAACCCGCCTGTAGATGTATTACCTGGGCTGATGTTGTTCTCTTTGTAGTGGCCCAGATGGTCAGAGTCCCTGGACAGCATGGAGCACAGGCTGTGTTTGTTGCGGATGCAGAGGAGGACTGTGGCCCGCTCCAGCACCAAGTGTTTGAGCCATTGGGGTACATGGGGCTGCAGGTCCTGCTTATGCACCAGTCGCACTATCAACACTGTCTCTGTCAAGCTGATCACCAACAGGGCCATGCACACTACAAAGTATACAcctagagagagaaggaaagatcgATATTACCTCTGCACACTGCAAGGTACAGCCTAAAAAAAGCaatgtgtgcatcccaaatggcatcctaatccctatgtagtacactacttttgatcagggccttttgaccagggccccaacAAACATTAGTCCTTCACCACTTACTCAAGCTTGCAATCCCAACCTTAATGACAAATCTGAGCCACAAATGCACCAGCTGCATTTCCAATAGTGTAAAAACTCACGTATTTTGGGGGAGGGATCTGTACTTTATTagttatattttttttttaaattttactccaatacatttctaaagaaaatatgtactttttgctcaaatatattttccctgacacccaaaagtactttaaTTTCAAATGCTTAGCAGGAGAGGAAATTATAAAATTCATGAATTTATCAGAACatgtggtcatccctactgcctctgatctgacggactcactaaacacaaatgcttaatttgtaaattatgttggagtgtgcccctggctatctgtaaacaagaacaaaacaaacatctggtttgcttaataaagTTGTATTTTATTGGGTggctttcacttgagtcattttctattaaagatctaaccacgtttccatctgCAACTTTTATGCTAGTAAAGTCATAccgtaaaaataaaaataaccggaagtttcggtacaattttataaatacagacagataatttgttTGTCCGACATGGTGGACTCTTTTTGTCTGTAAAAAATTACTTGTGcgagaaatggtggtggaaatACCTTGATGCGCAAATATTGACGTATTAACCATTatatcaaagtaaacttggagtcacgagacgatatgttgtgtggtcctccaaCTATGGCTCGGGGAAACAATGCAGTTTATTAGTCTACAGATTTAAATAAGTGATGAACTTCACAaggtggtgaaagtgcatggtGATGAGTTTGATGCTcatttccaataaatatcaagggtcttattctggtgacatgaagATTGATGCTTTACTGCCATTGACAAATATTCTCacgattatccataatcatgtaTACTAGCCCACCCGCACAGCCTAATCGCACTGTATCTGCGAACTGTTGCCTAGAGCGTAcgtaggcacatttgctatttaacgcaaccgtttttgtgacaaaactatcagTTGAGTTGAAAAggcgatggaaacacattgaacttacGATTTTTATTTGGTACAAGAAAACGGAAAATTACATTTTGTGTGCTctacgtcatcacgcactgaTTTATCCACAACAAGTTtgtttggtggaaacaccactggcgggaaaatgtgcatattttatTTATACATATTTTAAAATATTTGCATGGAAGTCGATCGCCAACTGAATGGAATAGCtagtgtgattgttttcaattaaaattgtaaaaaataaacaaatagctTCTCAGctaagagcaatttctcaagcaagaatttgaGTGGGGAATACAGAAAATGTGCCGTTATtgggcagagaggtttggaactctttcttattggtctaataACTCGTTTACCGCATGGTGATGTCATCGAAAGGCCAAAATGTCCTCCCACTAAAACAGGTTGACATTTCAGGCTTTTCAAACACCTCTTACACTAAAAGAGCATTATCATCTTTTTTACAATTTCAgggtattattccaacctcatagtatggaaatgtatataaaaacacaggtaaatcatgtttttgactgcactgagtCTTTAAGATATCTttgcttttactcaagtaggacaattgggtacttttccaacCACTGTGCATTTCTCTATCTGACCTATGAGCGGCGTCCCGATGGCGGTGGCGGGCAGCGTGTCAGAGACGATGATGAGGAAGACTGAGTATCCCAGAAGCAGGGTGATCTTGAAGGACACCCTCTCTCCACTGTCCGGAGGGAGATAGAAGCCTACCAGGTCCATCACCATCAGGAAGATGCTGGGCAGCAGCAGGTTCACAGTGTAGAACAGAGGTCTGCGTCGGATCACCACCTGATCACGTTCATcatgatcatcatcatcaatagagCAGTAAATGAACATAAATTAGTCATGAACAGGTAGGTACGCACTTCCACATCGATAGTAGTTACAGATATCTGGCAAAACAATGTTTTGATGGTAGACAACAATATACCCACAGATTCTAGCAATGACCCTGAAAGTGAGGTGGGAGTGCACACACTATAGATCACCTATAGATCCTCAGTCATATACTTTTGTTAATTTTCAGAAAAGTAAGCCTGTTTTCTTTGTTTGACACATAAGAAAAACAACCATTCTCAATACATATTTAATGCAGCTGAAGATGATCTAATAAAGCCTCTTGCAGTAGAGGTCAAAGTTAATATCTCATATAGTTCTATATTTTTATATTatagtattacatttacatttatctAGTATATCTCCTTACTGAAGGTCTTGCCTTTCTGTCATGTTCAGTTGGTTTTGAGTAAATGGAATAAGCGAAGATATTGTGTACATGCAGGTGTTGAGGGGGTTTTGAATAATTGAAAAGTATACCATACTGCACATAATTTGAACAGGTGTAGATACTTGCTAAATTGATGTGGTGATCTTTGCAAACCCAATATTGTGCTCTTTTAACTATTGCTATTTATTTAATCATCACTCACAGGGTTGCAAGATAACTTTCgccaaattcccaggttttccagaagtcctggttggaagattcctggaatcaggagggaataagcacaAAAACCAGGATTTCTGGGAAACCTGGAAATTTGGCGAAagttttttgcaaaaaaaaatttGCAACCCTAACCATTCTTCTACTTGACTAGGTCAGTCTTTGCCAAATAATATCTTTCCATAACCTGTCTTGAATACATAAATACAAGGTAATGAATGATTATATTATGCATACTCACATTGAACTTCATCTCTGCATAGGAGTCAATGTTGTCCAGACTGAAGCGCTTGTATTTAGACAGGACGTGAAGAAGCTCCCACTCCCCCTGGTTCATGAAGACACTCTTGTCCACCTTGAGTTCCTCTGCGCTCCTCATCAGCTTGAGATCGATGTCATTAActacagacacagaggagaccgAGACCAGTGGGTTCAGATCAATGTAAGTTATGTAATGGACATTATCAACTGTACCCTGCCACAGATTATTTTTTAGTTTTTTAGCGGGGTGAAAATGGTGTAGCATGTAGCATCTGGCACTGATGACATAGAATACATTTATATTGAGGTTAttttgaaacaaaagtagaagACAAATGACATCCTAATTCCAGGAACTATCAAGATGGAAGTAACAAAACAATAGAGGACTAAGACTGAGTAAGGGCATGAAGGGCATTCTTACCTGGTACTTTTGTGCAGTTGTCtacagtacttaagtaaaaaatactttaaagtactacttaagtagttttggggggtatctgtactttactatttatattttgacaacttttacttttacttcactacatgaAAATATTGtagtttttactccatacattttccttgacttCCAAAAGAGCCAGCGGCCCACGCCAACAATCTGTAAACTTTTAAAAAAACAAGataattgtgccgtctggtttgattcaaatttgaaactatttatacttttacttttgatacataagtcTATTTTTTGCAATTCAATTTACTTGtggtacttaagtatatttaaaaccaaatgctttgtattttactcaagtagtattttactgggtgacattcacttttacttgagtcattttttaagaagatatctttacttttactcaagtatgacaattgggtactttttccaccactgctgtaTGTGCAGTTGAAAAGCCTTACCTCACATGCAAATTACTACACAACTAAATAACACATGTCTTACGGGTATGGAGCCAGCTCTGAAAAGTCAGGCTGCAGTTCTGGACGTCGAATGGGAAGTTGTAGATGTTGAGAGTGCAGGCGGTCACCACCTGGATAGGCTTGTAGTTGCGCACTAGTCCATAATGGGTCACGTACACATAGGGAATGTCCGGAGACTTCCCCACATCCACACTGAGAGATTACGAAACACAACAACTCAAAGCAAAAAGATGTTTGTGGCTGATTCAGACAACTAATATTTTAGCGTAGGCTAAgtcacactttacatgttacttTGGTAATGCTTTATCAAAGTATCCAATTTTATCAGTTTACATCAGCAGATAAATTATACTTTTTTATACATCATTTTACGTGACTAAAATGATGTTATCTGTGGCCTCATGCGTTGTCCTACCCCCACAATAACgaaacactgtaggctacttacaACTCGTTGATTAGTATGTCAGGCACCCACACATTCGCAGTCGGTATGGACATTTGATTCACATCATCAAAATCCTCTGGGTTCCATACCAAGAATTCGTCTGTCCATTCCTGATAAAGACTTGTAGCATTATTTCCTGATACAGAGTTATAGCATAAGCGCAATAAGCATGGTCTAGTATTAATAATTCATGAATGAATAAGTATTGTATAAAGGCTTATAACTAGTTCCTCTGATAAGATGTTTGATACATGTCCAAAGGTGAGGATATCCAATGTTCTGCTGTACTTTTAGGAATGTTTTAAATGCTTGGAAACGTTTATTCAACCAAATCCATTAGTTTAAATAGTTATTATACTGTTACAAATAGTTATGTCTTACCTGCCTGTACCATATATATGTTGTCAGAACCTGGTTCTTCTCATCCTGTTGTAAAACACAGCAGCACACAGAGGAAATAGTGAAGATCTACATAGGCTACACACTGTCTCAGTATACGGAACTCTTCTACTATCTGATTTATACGGCATACCACACTGAGGATAGAGTACACCATAAGGTCGATGGCCACCATTGTGCAATTTCGCCAGTTGCGCACGGGTCGCACACCCTTCTTGTACCCAGCACTCAAGTATTCGGAGAGGCGTACCAAGGTGGCATTGGCAAAGCGTCCGGTATTATTGCTCAGTTTCTTGACTAAAACAAGTAAAACACATTGTTACAGCATATGGATTTAAACATAATGCTATCCACTAAAATGCAACATCTTAAGGGTTGTACAATTATTATGTTGTGTTAGCCTATAGAAAATAGCAACCTCAGTCAAAAACGCCACAGCCTATATGGAATGATTTACCTGTGCAGGCTCTCGCGGTGCCTTGAATCAGAAGCAAGACCAGCACTGTCCAGAGTGCTGAAACTCTCATTGTGACCAAAGTTTCACTTCACCGCCTTAAGCTTGCCAATAATGAGCAGCGCTCAGCTTTGAGATGTAGCGGTCAACTGGCGCCGCCCGAGACCCATATTCAGGATTGTTGACTGTAAGCCCAATGTCTACTGTATCATATGTTAGTTAAATTAGGTTTCCTGCTTTCTGGATAAGGCTGGCTTAGCCAGCTGATGTAACTATGAATATGAGGGTGTGTTCATCGTTAATTTGATGATGAGGATTGGAAGCAGTGGAGGTTATGTCACCACCTGCCCTGAGCAGATAACTCCGAGCAATCATACTATTTACAGTATCTGATCGTGTAGccagatgtctctgtctggatcAAGTTTCATGTGGGATATTGGCATTTTTCTTTCAACTCAATCCTCAATATCTTTCATACTGTGGGGAAATGATTGATCTCTATAAAATTCCAAACACAGTATGATGTAGGCCAAGTCTATGATCTAGTTGTATGTAACCTATAACTGCGTTAAGACATTGATTTCCTGAACATACAGAAGAGCATAGGCCTATTTTCTCTTGAGCTTGTTTTTCAACATTGGCATATGGGAGGTCAAGTGCAGATCGGTTTTCTCTTCTCTCACTAACAAGACCGAACTGACATTTGATACTGATGTTAGACATTATTTTGTTAATTTGTTCACTAGGTTAGCCTATCATTTAAATCATTTGATATCTTAAACTGTGTATGTTGGGGAAATACATACTGTAAGCTATAAAGAAATAGAGTCGCACACTTATATTtaactcccagtaatttatttGGTAAAACGCCAACATTTCAGCATCACTGTGCCCTCTTCAGGGTAATGACATTACACTAAATTATTTtctctgggtgtgcgccagctcatgctTTTAATTAGGGGAAACACGTACTGAAATCTACAACAACATTGCATTTATGACTTTTATTATGTGATTGGACGAGATAATACCATTGAAAAAATAATGTCCATTTatgacacacacaaaaacacttgAAAATATGTAGTCTCTTTTATTAAGGATTAACATTGCAGGCTGTTAAAAGCGTACAGGTGTATTAAGAGCAAACCAGACATTTTCTTGGATAGAAACCTTTACTCACTGTACTGGCTGGAGGCTTTGATATGATTCTAAAACATCTATATCCCTGTATAACACCAGCTAAAAACAGGATAAACAATCAAACCAAGAGCCACAGTTGATTTAAATAAAAAACTTGCAACAGGACTTGCTTGATATGATGGGGAATAAGAAGTTACATCACAAGTATGAATGTACAATATAACATTACAACAAACAATAACCATTATTAATTTCTCTTCTCAACTCAGAGGTGTCCATACAACCGGTTGTAATGTGATCTGCTCAAAGAAAAATGTCTGCTGTTCAAGTGAAAATTCTATTTACAAAGATTGTTCCCAGCCAAGGGTTTTATGAGTAGCTCATGTGTCTTTTTATGACTATCAGTGAACCAACAGGGAATGCAGTTGCCTAAGCTTTGAATGTGCTTTATTGATTTGGTACGAGTTTCAGGGGAGCATGGTGATTCAAGTTAATGTGGAATAACATCACATTGACGTTGCGGAATGTACCCGGAGAATAGGAGTAAGATATCTTTTTATGAAGATCTTCAGTTGAAGGAATATGTTAATACATCAGCCCATATTGATTTATGGGCACCATCTTCCAATTGTAAATGGGAATACAGTGTTCACTTAATAGCTTCTAGCTACAGTATcaaaagaaagggggagaaaagGGATTAAGTCGCCCTCATCAATAACACTAAAAAGACTTAACATTTTGTtgaagaaaaatacatttttttctccTCATGCCGATAACATTTGAACAAcaattcctcctctcctcatgcAGAGCTCCAGCTGGCCCACAGTAGCAGCAGAGTGCTGGCGTAGACAACCAGGATGAACAGGTAGACTCGGAAAAGAAGGATGTCCACCTTGCAGCAGAGGGCCACCCAGTCGGCCTGGGCCAAATCGTCACTCTCCCCTTCTTGCAGGTAGAGCCGCAGGGCCACCACCTCCTGGAGCAGCCTCTCCAGCCGTGGAGCACTCTCCTGGAGCTCGCTCAGGGACAGTAGGTCCTCCTCTGGAGCCAGGTCAAACTCATAGCCTGGAGGGACGACATGAACTGTAAGTGGGGTGATAAAGGGTGATGATGGGGTTGGACAAATTAATGTCCAAAGAGaacatatttattttttcccTAAAGACAAGATTTTGTTGCTACATCGCAATCAAGGTAAATGACTAGGTGTATGTGTAGACACTGTAAAGATGTataatttatattattatttatattattcattTGATGTTAACACAGAGAAAGATGTTGTCAACATATAAACGTGTCAGAGCTGGCCATTACAAATGAAAGGGAATCAGAAATCTGAGGTAAGTAAATCTGTGTTAAGTTAGGAAAACAACCACCTGCTAAGTGTTTGTTTGTCATACCTAGTCACTCTCTGATGTCCTATGACCTAGAAATATAAAGCTTCTCAACAACACATCCTCCCTctcaccactctccctctcacccccacaCTGATCCACGTCGACCAGCGTTTTGACAGAGGTGAAGTTGCTCTCGAGGAAGGTCTGGCTGGACGAGCCGTACTTGTCGAGGAGGCAGGCGGACACTGACATCTCCTTGACCTCCTTCTCGTTGTGGTGGAGGAGCTTCACCACAAAGATGGAGATGGATAAATTCAGCACAAGCAGCGCCATGCAGACCGCAAAGAACACACCTGTAGGATGGAAAACACCAAACAACAACACCTCAACAACACCTGTTAGAAATGTCTCAAGACATTTCACAAAGCATTGGCCATGGCTGGGTATGAATGGCATGCTTGGTGTGTCAAACAATATTAGAGAAAGTTCAAAACAAAGATGAGGAAAGGAGCTGGTGTAGGATACCTATGAGTGGTGTTCTGATGGCGGTGGCAGGCATCTCGTTCATCAGGTTGACCCTGAAGACTGTGTAGCCCAGGAGGATGCTGGTCTTAAAGGTGATACGGGTGCCACTGTTGGGCGGCAGATAGAAGCTGATGACGTCCACCACCATGAGGAAGATGCTGGGGATGAGCAGACTCACCACGTACAGCAGGGGGCGCCGGCGGATCAACACCTGACCAGCGAGCGGGAAAGAGTGAGAGCGAGCGGGAAAGAGTGAGAGCGAGCGGGAAAGAGTGAGAGCGAGCGGGAAAGAGTGAGAGCGAGCGGGAAAGAGTGAGAGCGAGCGGGAAAGAGTGAGCGAATATGACTTTGATTGATTTCAACTCACTTTCCTCAACTGAACCCACAAGAAAACTCTAGTCGATAGTATTACCCTCCTATTCTCTTCCGGTGCCCAAAAACACACAAATCCCCTCAACAAACACTTTTACAACGAGTCATAGTGTAAATGTAACCCAAGTAAGTCCTGCTGGATAGACAATCCATCATTAAGTGCCCTTCTGAGCTGAATGTAGAACAGCAGCCCTGCCTAGCCTATCTTCTCAGACCCACCTGCGCCGGGCCAAGAGCCCATTTCTCTGGCAGAACAAGACGGCCATTGATCAGCTGCCACAGAGACAGCCTCATTatggtgcctctctctctcagcatgctGGACGCGCCTCAGCCTCATCTATTAGCATTAGCGCTTAATCCCGTCTGTGAAGCCCTGGCTGATCCCTTTAACTTCCTCACAGCAGGAGGACAAGGAGGATGGGATGGCAAAAAAACTGCTGTCGCTACTCAATCTGCTTTAGTTGTCATTGTACAGTCACATTCTCCCTACAAGAGAAGTGTGTACTTTTTTTGTTGCATAGACATCAAGCCGTTTAGAAAATCCCACTATCACACCTATTCTCTATTTACCGACTGGCTGGATATGCTTTGCTGTGTAAGTCGATACAGATTGCACTAGACGTATAGGTCATATTTGTATTCCTTAAATTACTTTAATTCAAATCGAGTATCTAAAGGGAAACAAGAGAGATATCTGGTAAACGGTAGGCACACACGTTGAACTGGATGTGGGCGTAGTCTCTGTCGTCCAGGCGGAGATGCCAGTAGCGGGAGGGCACAGACAACAGTTCCCACTCGCCATCGTCCATAAATGACTTCTGATCATTTGCGATCTCCTCCGCACTCCTCCACAGTGTCAGGTTCACCTCATTCACTGCATACACGATGGTAAAGGTCAAGGGATGGAGTTTAATGACACAAGCCTTAATGACACTCAGTCAATATGACCTGCTATTGATTTgatactacactgctcaaaaaaataaagggaacactaaaataacacatcctagatctgaatgaatgaaatattctaattaaatacttttttctttacatagttgaatgtgctgacaacaaaatcacataaaaatgatcaatggaaattaaatttatcaacccatggaggtctggatttggagtcatactcaaaattaaagtggaaaaccacactacaggctgatccaactttgatgtaatgtccttaaaaaaagtcaaaatgaggctcagtagtgagtgtggcctccacgtgcctgtatgacctccctacaacgcctgggcatgctcctgatgaggtggcggatggtctcctgagggatctcctcccagacctggactaaagcatctgccaactcctggacagtctgtggcgttggtggatggagcgagacatgatgtcccagatgtgctcaatcggattcagatctggggaacgggcgggccagtccatagcatcaatgccttcctcttgcaggaactgctgacacactccagccacatgaggtctagcattgtcttgcattaggaggaacccagggccaaccgcaccagtatATGGTCTCACAAGAGGTCTGAGGATGTTGAATGAAGagagaccgaaatgcagcgtgtaggttactcatgtctttaatgaaataaatacggtacatgaaataactgtataagaaaacaacaaacggaacgtgaactaattacagcctatctggtgactaacacagagacaggtacaaacacccacaaaatacaacgcgaactcaagctgcctaaatacggttcccaatcagagacaacgataagcagctgactccaattgagaatcgcctcaggcagccaagcctaactagacacacccctaatcatacacaatcccaattaccacaaaccccaatacgaaaacataacatataaacccatgtcacaccctggctacccaaacatataccaaaaacacaaaatataatgaccagggcgtgacagaaccccccccccctctaaggtgcggactccgagacacacctcaagagcatagggagggtccgggtgggcgtctgtccatggtggcggttctggctcgggacgtggaccccactccattaatgtcctatttcctctcctt
The sequence above is a segment of the Oncorhynchus gorbuscha isolate QuinsamMale2020 ecotype Even-year linkage group LG16, OgorEven_v1.0, whole genome shotgun sequence genome. Coding sequences within it:
- the htr3a gene encoding 5-hydroxytryptamine receptor 3A, translating into MRVSALWTVLVLLLIQGTARACTVKKLSNNTGRFANATLVRLSEYLSAGYKKGVRPVRNWRNCTMVAIDLMVYSILSVDEKNQVLTTYIWYRQEWTDEFLVWNPEDFDDVNQMSIPTANVWVPDILINEFVDVGKSPDIPYVYVTHYGLVRNYKPIQVVTACTLNIYNFPFDVQNCSLTFQSWLHTLNDIDLKLMRSAEELKVDKSVFMNQGEWELLHVLSKYKRFSLDNIDSYAEMKFNVVIRRRPLFYTVNLLLPSIFLMVMDLVGFYLPPDSGERVSFKITLLLGYSVFLIIVSDTLPATAIGTPLIGVYFVVCMALLVISLTETVLIVRLVHKQDLQPHVPQWLKHLVLERATVLLCIRNKHSLCSMLSRDSDHLGHYKENNISPARCNHHHHLHHTCESGRGGGDIMERGLGGLSVVRDNTPPVMDNILQEISSIRGFLEKRDESRDIAKEWLQVGYVLDVLLFRVYLVAMLAYSITLGTLWSVWQYA
- the LOC123999563 gene encoding 5-hydroxytryptamine receptor 3B-like, with the translated sequence MVKNNKPIQVVSACDLELYAFPFDKQNCTLTFRSWLHSVNEVNLTLWRSAEEIANDQKSFMDDGEWELLSVPSRYWHLRLDDRDYAHIQFNVLIRRRPLLYVVSLLIPSIFLMVVDVISFYLPPNSGTRITFKTSILLGYTVFRVNLMNEMPATAIRTPLIGVFFAVCMALLVLNLSISIFVVKLLHHNEKEVKEMSVSACLLDKYGSSSQTFLESNFTSVKTLVDVDQCGGYEFDLAPEEDLLSLSELQESAPRLERLLQEVVALRLYLQEGESDDLAQADWVALCCKVDILLFRVYLFILVVYASTLLLLWASWSSA